One window of Campylobacter sp. MIT 99-7217 genomic DNA carries:
- the murG gene encoding undecaprenyldiphospho-muramoylpentapeptide beta-N-acetylglucosaminyltransferase: MIALTGGGTGGHLAIVKCLLESAMKFNIECIYIGSENGQDKAWFENDERFKEKYFLQSKGVVSKKGLAKLFALFDIFKLALQTKQILKKHDIQAVFSVGGYSAAPASFAALLSQIPFFIHEQNSKKGSLNSLLKPFASKFYSAFEKTFCPYPVHDKFFNENIRKKLQTIIFLGGSQGASFINLLALNLASKLDEKGIKIIHQCGKNELEKCQKTYDQLGIKADIFDFCENLEEKMQEADLAISRAGASTLFELCANSLPCIFVPYPYAAKNHQYFNALFLQKQNLAEIFTQDEDENKLLEMIFKLNLQELSSRLQSVVQKNAADFLLQDALNLKD; the protein is encoded by the coding sequence ATGATAGCTTTGACAGGAGGAGGCACAGGAGGACACTTAGCCATAGTCAAGTGCTTGCTTGAAAGTGCCATGAAATTTAATATAGAATGTATTTATATAGGGAGTGAAAACGGGCAGGATAAGGCTTGGTTTGAAAATGATGAAAGATTTAAAGAAAAATACTTCCTGCAAAGCAAAGGAGTTGTGAGTAAAAAGGGTTTAGCAAAACTTTTTGCTCTTTTTGATATATTTAAGCTTGCCTTACAAACGAAACAAATTCTAAAAAAGCACGACATACAAGCTGTTTTTAGCGTTGGTGGGTATTCGGCTGCTCCTGCTTCTTTTGCGGCTTTGCTTAGTCAAATCCCTTTTTTTATACATGAGCAAAATTCCAAAAAAGGAAGCTTAAATTCGCTTTTAAAGCCCTTTGCAAGCAAATTTTATAGTGCTTTTGAAAAAACTTTTTGCCCATATCCTGTCCATGATAAATTTTTTAATGAAAATATAAGAAAAAAACTTCAAACTATTATATTTTTGGGCGGTTCTCAGGGTGCAAGTTTTATTAATTTACTTGCTTTAAATTTAGCAAGCAAACTTGATGAAAAAGGCATTAAGATCATTCATCAATGCGGAAAAAATGAGCTTGAAAAATGTCAAAAAACATATGATCAGCTCGGTATAAAGGCTGATATTTTTGATTTTTGTGAAAATTTAGAAGAAAAAATGCAAGAAGCTGATCTTGCTATATCAAGAGCAGGAGCAAGCACGCTTTTTGAGCTTTGTGCCAATTCTTTACCTTGTATCTTTGTGCCTTACCCATATGCAGCAAAAAATCATCAGTATTTTAATGCCCTTTTTCTTCAAAAGCAAAATTTAGCTGAAATTTTTACCCAAGATGAAGATGAAAACAAGCTTTTAGAAATGATTTTTAAGCTAAATTTACAAGAGCTTTCAAGTAGGCTTCAAAGTGTGGTGCAAAAAAATGCGGCAGATTTTTTGCTTCAAGATGCCTTAAATTTAAAGGATTAA
- the ftsW gene encoding putative lipid II flippase FtsW: MVADKKLFYLSSILITIGIVFSYSLSSFAVLYFEYDELHFFIRQLAFGSSGILIMFFISRLNPDSVNSHRFMVALLVISFACIVILPFLPTSLATASGGAKRWIRLGPVSISPVEFFKIGLIYFLAWSYTRRIDEGKKAIKHEILILLPYVTLALIVIGYIYITQNDLGQSVISFFLILALAFFAGASKRLFAFGLAVATMIGILVIFSNQRRIQRIANWWGNIQDAFLPLFPEWLANALKVSSSDEPYQISHSLNSIAHGGFFGEGLGLGIFKLGFLSEVHTDFVLSGITEEIGLFGLMIICLLYLALILRIFKIAGRCEKKVHFIFCSGVALLLLFSFFMNAFGIISLTPLKGVAVPLLSYGGSSMWAICIGIGYVLMISKKVKL; this comes from the coding sequence TTGGTTGCAGATAAAAAACTTTTTTATTTAAGCTCTATTTTGATTACCATAGGCATAGTTTTTTCTTATTCTTTAAGTTCTTTTGCTGTGTTGTATTTTGAATATGATGAATTACATTTTTTTATCAGACAGCTTGCTTTTGGAAGTAGTGGAATTTTGATCATGTTTTTTATTTCAAGATTAAATCCAGATAGCGTAAATTCTCATCGTTTTATGGTTGCCTTGCTTGTCATTTCTTTTGCTTGTATCGTGATCTTACCTTTTTTACCTACTAGCCTTGCTACTGCAAGCGGTGGGGCAAAGAGGTGGATTAGACTTGGTCCTGTTTCTATCTCGCCGGTAGAATTTTTTAAAATAGGGCTTATTTATTTTCTTGCTTGGTCTTATACAAGAAGGATTGATGAGGGAAAAAAGGCGATCAAGCATGAAATTTTAATCCTACTGCCTTATGTAACGCTTGCTTTGATTGTCATTGGGTATATTTATATCACGCAAAATGACCTAGGACAAAGCGTTATATCCTTTTTTCTTATCCTTGCACTTGCTTTTTTTGCCGGGGCTTCAAAAAGACTTTTTGCCTTTGGTTTGGCTGTGGCTACGATGATAGGCATTTTAGTCATTTTTAGCAACCAAAGAAGAATTCAAAGGATAGCTAATTGGTGGGGAAATATCCAAGATGCCTTTTTGCCACTTTTCCCAGAATGGCTTGCAAATGCCCTTAAAGTAAGTAGTAGCGATGAGCCTTATCAAATTTCACACTCCTTAAATTCTATCGCACATGGAGGCTTTTTTGGCGAGGGCTTGGGGCTTGGTATTTTTAAGCTTGGTTTTTTAAGTGAGGTGCATACGGACTTTGTTTTATCAGGCATTACAGAAGAAATAGGTCTTTTTGGCTTAATGATCATTTGTTTGCTTTATCTTGCTTTGATTTTAAGGATTTTTAAAATCGCTGGGCGTTGCGAAAAGAAAGTGCATTTTATCTTTTGTTCTGGCGTTGCTTTGCTTTTGCTTTTTAGCTTTTTTATGAATGCCTTTGGGATTATCTCTCTTACGCCTTTAAAGGGCGTTGCTGTGCCTTTGCTAAGCTATGGAGGTAGTTCGATGTGGGCTATTTGTATAGGTATAGGCTATGTATTGATGATTTCAAAAAAGGTTAAACTATGA
- a CDS encoding acetyl-CoA carboxylase subunit A has translation MVHKILIANRGEIAVRVIRACRDLHIKSVAIFTEPDRECLHVKIADEAYRIGTDAIRGYLDIKRIIEVAKACKADAIHPGYGFLSENYDFAKECEDAGIIFIGPKSDVIRKMGNKNIARYLMNKNGIPIVPGTDKLNNKSINEIKDCAEKIGYPVILKSSGGGGGRGIRVVFKEEELEEAFEACKREALAFFNNDEVFMEKYIQNPRHIEFQILGDNYGNIIHLCERDCSIQRRHQKIVEIAPCPSISDNLRKSMGVTAIAAAKAVGYTNAGTVEFLLDDYNRFYFMEMNTRIQVEHPITEEITGIDLLVRQIRIASGEILDIEQSDVKPRGYAIEVRITAENVWKNFAPSAGKITEYYPALGPSVRVDSHIYKDYTIPPFYDSLLAKLIIKATSYDLAVNKLERALKEFIIDDVRTTIPFLIAITKIKEFRRGYFDTSFIEMHMQELLSKTEDRHQDNKEEVIAAIAATLQKIRASREKN, from the coding sequence ATGGTGCATAAAATTTTGATTGCAAATCGTGGGGAAATAGCCGTTAGAGTTATAAGAGCTTGTAGAGATTTACATATAAAAAGTGTGGCTATTTTTACAGAGCCTGATAGAGAATGTTTGCATGTTAAAATCGCCGATGAAGCTTATCGTATAGGAACTGATGCGATTCGTGGATATTTGGACATTAAAAGAATTATCGAAGTTGCTAAAGCATGTAAGGCTGATGCTATACACCCGGGATATGGTTTTTTAAGTGAAAATTATGATTTTGCAAAAGAATGTGAAGATGCTGGGATTATATTTATTGGTCCAAAATCAGATGTTATTCGTAAAATGGGCAATAAAAATATAGCAAGATATTTGATGAATAAAAATGGTATCCCTATCGTACCTGGAACTGACAAGCTCAATAACAAATCCATAAATGAAATCAAAGATTGTGCTGAAAAAATAGGCTATCCTGTGATCTTAAAATCAAGCGGTGGTGGAGGAGGCAGAGGTATACGCGTAGTTTTTAAAGAAGAAGAACTTGAAGAAGCCTTTGAAGCCTGCAAAAGAGAAGCCTTAGCCTTTTTCAACAATGATGAAGTTTTTATGGAAAAATATATCCAAAATCCTCGTCATATCGAATTTCAGATTCTAGGCGATAATTACGGCAATATCATTCATCTTTGCGAAAGGGATTGTTCTATCCAAAGAAGACATCAAAAGATTGTAGAAATCGCACCTTGTCCTAGTATCAGCGATAATTTAAGGAAAAGTATGGGCGTTACAGCTATTGCTGCTGCTAAGGCTGTGGGATATACAAATGCTGGAACGGTTGAGTTTTTGCTAGATGATTATAACCGCTTTTATTTTATGGAAATGAACACAAGAATACAAGTAGAACACCCCATAACAGAAGAAATCACAGGAATTGATCTTTTAGTGCGTCAAATTCGCATAGCAAGTGGAGAAATTTTAGACATAGAACAAAGCGATGTAAAGCCGAGAGGATATGCCATAGAAGTGCGTATCACAGCTGAAAATGTATGGAAAAATTTTGCTCCAAGTGCAGGAAAGATCACAGAATACTACCCTGCTCTAGGTCCTTCTGTGCGTGTTGATTCTCATATTTATAAGGATTATACTATTCCGCCTTTTTATGATTCTTTACTAGCAAAACTTATCATCAAGGCAACAAGCTATGATCTAGCAGTAAATAAACTCGAACGCGCTTTGAAAGAATTTATCATAGATGATGTTCGCACAACTATACCTTTTTTAATTGCCATTACAAAGATAAAGGAATTTAGAAGGGGATACTTTGATACTTCATTTATAGAAATGCACATGCAAGAACTTTTATCAAAAACAGAGGATCGCCATCAAGATAATAAAGAAGAAGTGATAGCAGCAATTGCAGCAACACTTCAAAAAATCAGAGCAAGTAGGGAAAAGAACTAA